CTCAAGATAGGCGATGGCGCGGCTCACGGCGGCGGCCGAGCGTCCGAGACGCCGGGCGGCTCCGGCGAGGCTGCCTTCGTCGACGGTGGCGACGAAGACCTTCATGGCGTCGATTCGGTCCATGAGCGATAGATGAGGGCGAAGACGGCCAAGCGTACCCGAAACCCCCGAAACCGCCTAATGCGGCGACAATGGCGTGCGGATTTCCCGCCGGAGCCAGACACCATGCTGACGGTTCATCACCTGAACAACTCCCGCTCGCAGCGCGTGCTGTGGATGCTCGAAGAACTTGGGGTGCCGTACGATCTGCAACGTTACGAACGCGATCCGAAGACGATGCTCGCGCCGCCGGAACTGCGCCGCATTCATCCGCTCGGAAAATCCCCCGTCATCACCGACGGCGATCTGACGCTAGCCGAATCGGGGGCGATCATCGAGTACCTGACTGACCGCTATGGGCAGGGACGTCTCGCACCGCCGCGCGACACACCCGAGCGTCTGCGCTGGACGTACTGGTTGCATTACGCCGAAGGCTCCGCGATGCCGCCGTTGCTGCTCAAGCTGGTTGCCTTGCGTATCGCCAGCGCGCCGATGCCGTTTTTCGTCAGACCCATCGCACGCAAGATCAGCGGCACGCTGCAATCGAGTTTCGTCGATCCGCAACTGGCGCTGCATTTCGGGTATGTCAACGATGCCTTGACCAGTACCGGATGGTTCGTCGGCGATAGCTTCAGCGCGGCCGATATTCAGATGAGCTTTCCGCTGGAGGCCGCTGCCGCACGCGGGGACGCGAAAGACCGCTGGCCCGCCATCGCCGATTTCCTTGAACGTATCCATGCACGCGACGCCTACCAGCGCGCGCTCACGCGCGGCGGTCCATACGAACTGCTAAGCTGATCGCCCGAGCGCGCCACACCACATTCGTCAAACGTTATGAAAAATCCAATTGCTTCGTTGCTCGCCGCCGCCGTCTGCCTTGTCGCAACGGCGTCCGTCCATGCCGCAGAAGGCATGGCGCCGTTGCCCGGTTCGGCGATTTCAGCGGCTGCCACGGAAGGACTGGGCGCATCGGGCAGTGCGACGCCTGCCGTGCCCGTGTCGCAACTGGCCGCGAACAAGCAGGCCGTGCTGGCCTTCTATGAAGCAGGTCTGAATCGCAAGGACTTCGCTGCCGCGCGTCAGTATCTGGGTGACAAGTACATTCAGCACAACCCGAATGCGCCCGACGGTGTCGAGGGTTTCGGCAAGTTCGTCGACTTCCTGCGCAAGAATCAGCCGGACTCGCACAGCGACATCGTGCGCGCGTTTGCCGACGGCGATTTCGTCATTCTGCATGTGCGCAAGGTGCCGCATCCCGGCGATCTGCCGATTGCCATCGTCGATATCTTCCGTCTGGAGAAGGGCAAGATCGTCGAGCATTGGGACGTCTCGCAGCAAACGCCCGCGAAGACCGTCAGCGGTAACTCGATGTTCTGATTTCCCGGCAAGCGACACGCGCACGCCCGCATTAGCCGGGCGCGTCGTTGGCGAACAATCGTTTGCAGTGTTCGAGGTAAGCGGCTTCGTGTTCGCTTGTGAGCTGGACCACGCTGTTCCAGAGCCAGACCGGCGAGTCGATGGTCTTCGAGCGGTTGCGTTGCAGGTCGGCGAGCCACTCGCGACAAGTGACGTCGTCCATTTGCCTTGCGTGCGCGCGGCCGACGACACCCCCGAGGTACTGCGCCACTTCGGCGGCATCGTGCTGCGTGAGGGTGTCGATCTCGAGCTTCAGATCCTGCGGTAGCAACTCGCGAATCACGACGGAGCGATCCATCAGACGTGCCGCACGCATGCGTTCACCAAGCGACGGCGATAGATGCCGCGCGCCGGTGACGACACGTTCGGCGTTGTCGCGAGGCATGCGAACGCCTGCATAGCGAGGCGCTGCCGCTTTCACGCCTTCTTTCAGGTCCATGAGGCAGAGGTCGTCGCCCTGCACGACGCCACCGTCCACGTCGAGCAACACCGCGTAGCGCAGTCGCCCGAGCGAGCTGCATCCCTTCACCCAGTAGGCCGCGTCGAGCACTTCGACGGCACCGTCGTTTGGCCGTCCGCGCAATGACGTGGCCAGACTCGCGATGGTGTCGAGCTGAAATAGCGCATCGATTTGCTTTTGCTCCGTCGCGCTAAGGGGCCAGAAGCGTCGGCCCAGCGGAATCTTCGGACGAATGTCTTCAATGCGCTCCAGCGCGAGATGCTTCCACGAGCGTTTGACCGCGCGCCGCATGATCAGATCGACAATCTCCGGGCGCTCGTCTTGCTGCTTCCCGTTGCGCGATTTGCCATGCCCTTTGCTCGCTTTCGTGCCGCGTGACTTGCCACCCTTAGGATCGTCCTTGCCATCGCCGCGATCGAACGCGGCCATATAGCCATGCGTGAGCGCTTCGAGCATGTGGATGATGGTCAGTCCGGAGAGCGCCGAGCCGCGCGCGGCGCTGGCCAGCGAGAGGGCGAGGCGGATGAGGTCATGGACCGGGTTGCCGATGACGGTCTGGTCGAGATCGCGAATCAGCACGTCGACGTGCCCGTTTGCGTCCGCGAGCGGGCCGAGATTGCCTGTGTGACAGTCCCCGCAAATCCAGATCGCGGGGCCTTGCGGCAAATTGACGTCGGCTTCGGCCAGCCATTCGTAGAATCGTGCGGTGCTCCCGCGCACATAGGCATGGGGTGATCGCGCCATCTTGCGGTCGCGTTCTCGGGTGAGTCGCTCCAACCGGGCCTTGGGCGTGGCCCATTGCTTCTTCTTGCCAGCTTTGACGCGCTTGCCGTTCGCCATTCGACGCTCCCTGAGGGCGCGTCGCGCCAGCCACGCTTGTGGCTGGACGCGATGCAATGCACCCAGTGTCCGGCAAACGTTGCCTCAATGGCAAGCGACGAGCGTCTTGACGACGTCGGCAAGCGAGGTCGTGCCGCATCGCGGCGTGCCTTCGAACGTCAGCCAGCCCTCGTTGAAGCCGTCGAGCATTTGCATGCGCGGCGTGGGGTGACGCATGCCTTGTGCGAGGAATCGCGCTTCCCATTCGTCGCGGGCAATGACTTGCGGCGCGACGTCGCGACCAAGTGCGTGGCCCAACGTCTTCGCCAGTAAGTCAGGCGAGACGGGGTCCGGCCCGCGCAACTCGACAACGCGCTTGCCCGCCCACGGTTCGCGCAGCAAATGGGCTGCGGTCGTGCCGACGTCGGCGGTGGCGACCATCGGGATCGCACGGTCGAGCGGCGACAGGTAGCTCTCCAGCACGCCGTCCGTGCGGGCACGTGCCACGTCCCACGCCGCGTTCTCCATGAACCACGCCGCGCGAAGGAAGGTCACCGGCAGGTCGAGTGCGCCGACGTGCTGTTCCAGCAGCGATAGTTGTGAGAGCAGGCTGGGCTGGGTGGCCTGCGCACCGACGGTCGACAGGCAGACCACGCGCGCGGGTCGCGCGGCCTGCAGCGCTTTGACAATCCCCGCGATGTTGGCGCGTGACTCGGCGAAGTCGGGGGACGGATCGAAGTGCGGCGGCAACAGCACGAACACGCCTTGTGCGCCGGTGAAGGCGCGGGTGAGGGCGTCGGCATCGGCCACATCGGCGACGGCGACGTCGCAGCCCCGAGCTTTCCATGCCGCGCCCTTAGCGGCGCTGCGCACCACGGCGCGCACCGTGTCACCCTGATCGAGCAGCGTTTGGGCGACGACGCCGCCGACTTGTCCGGTAATACCAGTAATGGCGTACATCTCGAATCCTTAAATGGTCGCGGTCCCTACCGCGCTGGTCGCTATTCTCGACAGATCACGTGCATTTCGCGATAACATCAATGGCATTTGATTCATGCCAATTTGGCATCTGATGTCAGGGGAGAGCGAGGTGGCCGGATTCGATGAACGCATGCTCAACGGCATGAGCGTGTTCGTGGCGATTGTGGAAGCGGGCAGCTTTGCGGCGGCGGGCGAGCGGTTGGATATGTCTCAACCGGGTGTGAGCCGCGCTGTGTCGCGCCTGGAGGGACGGCTCGGCATTCGCCTTTTCGACCGGACGACGCGCGTGGTGTCGCTCACGGACGAAGGGCGTCGCTTCTACGCACAGGTCACGCCGTTGCTCGCCGGGCTGGAGGATGCAGCCGCGACGGCGTCGGGCGGTGCCACGGCCGTGCGCGGGCGTCTGCGAGTGAACATCGATCCCTTCTTTTCACGCCTGATTCTCGGGCCAAGTCTTGGGGCATTCCTCGCGCAATATCCCGCGCTCCACCTCGAGCTGATTACGCGTGACAGTCTGGGCGACATGATTGCAGACGGTTTCGATCTGGCGGTGCGTTTCGGCGTGCCGCCCGACTCGACGCTCGTCGCGCGCAAACTGCTCGACACGCCGATCCTGACGGTTGCAGCGCCCTCGTATCTGAAGCGCTGCGGGCGACCGCTCAAGCCTGAGGAACTGGCGTCGGACGCGCACACCTGCATCGAGTTTCGCGATCCGCGCACGGGACGTCCGTTCCCGTGGGAGTTTCATCGCAAGCGCAAGCGTCTCGAAGTGCCGACGAACGGGCGGCTCGTCGTGAACGACGCGGGCACGCTGCTCAGCGCCTGTCTGGCTGGTTACGGCGTGGCGCAGGTGATGGGCTTCGGCACCGAAATCTGGCGCGAGAGCGGCCAACTCGTCGATCTGTTTCCCGACTGGCCCGACGAGCGATTTCCGCTCTACGTTTATCATCCGTCGCGCCATCATCCGCCCGCCAAGACGCGGGCGTTTCTCGACTTTGTGACGTCGCTCACGGCGCAGACGTAAGGACCATTCTCGCAATGAGACGCTGCACCGCGTTACTGCCCCTGCGCTTGCTCGCGGAAGGTGCGGAAGGCGCGCCACATCTCCTGCGCGAAGATCGCCGGTTCTTCAAAGGCCGCAAAGTGTCCGCCTGCACCGACTTCGTTCCAATAGAACACCGTTTCCCACGCCTGCTCCGCCCAGTGACGCGGCGGGTTGAACGTCTCCGCAGGGAAGAGGCTCGCGCCCATCGGAATCTCGATCCTGCCGCCACCTGAGCGGCCCGGAGAAAAGAATTCGTGACTGCGGATCGTCTCGCCGACCCCTTCCCAATACAAGCGCGACGCCGATGTACCTGTGCCGGTGAACCAGTAAAGCGAGATGTCGTCGAGCATCTGGTCGAGACTTAGCGCGTCTTCAGGCTTGCCCTGATTGTCGGTCCAGTCCCAGAACTTCTCGTACATCCACATGGCGAGCGCCAGCGGTGAGTCGTTCAGCGCGTAGCCGATGGTCTGCGGACGCGTGTTCATCTGGTCGGCGTAACCAGTCCCTTTAGTAACGAAGTACTCGATGCCTGCAAGCGCTTTAGCTTCCGCCTCTGTGGGGTGTTCAGGCAACTCGGCAGGCACCACCATCGGTAGATTGACGTGCGCGGCGAGCAGGCCGTCGGGCTTTTGACCGGCGAGCGCCGTCGTGATGGCAGAGCCCCAGTCGCCGCCTTGCGCGACCCAGCGTCGATAGCCGAGGCGTTCGGTCATCAACACGCTCCACGCTCGCGCGATACGGGCCGGATTCCATCCGAGCTCACGCGGCTTGTCGGAGAAGCCATAGCCGGGAATCGCCGGGACGACGACGTGGAAGGCGTCTTCGGCCTTGCCGCCGAACTTGACCGGGTCGGTCAGCCGCTCGATCACATTGACGAACTCCGCGATCGATCCTGGCCATCCATGCGTGAGCAAGATCGGCATGGCGTTCTCATGCGTCGAACGGGCGTGAATGAAGTAGATGCCGACTCCGTCGATGCGCGTGCGAAATTGCGGGAAGCTGTTCAGGCGCGCTTCGAAGCGTCGCCAGTCGTAGCGATGCAACCAATGTTCGACCAGTTGCTGTGCTGCAGCCAGCGGAACGCCTTGCGACCAGTCGTCGACCAGTTCGCGATCGGGCCAGCGAATGCCCGCGAGACGGCGGTGCAGATCGTCAATGGCGGCGTCGGACACACGAACTTCGAACGGCGTGACGGCCTCGGTGGCTTCGGGCAGCGTCAGGAATTGCGGCAAAACAGACATGAAAAACTCCATGAACCGACATCGATCAACGGCGTGACCGATATCGAAAAGGGGAAATCAACGCTTAAATGTAGCGAGTGCTACAATATTAAACATGCAACGGCATGCGCATCAAGCGTTTTTTAACGGTCGCTACATTTGGAGTACACTTCGCGTCATGGCACGCAAACTCGCATTCGACTACGAGCAGGCGCTCGACCGCGCAACCACGTTGTTCTGGCAACGGGGGTACGCCGCGACCGGACTGCGCGATCTTCTGAAAGTGATGGAGATCGGGGAGGGTTCGTTCTACAACACGCTCAAGAGCAAAAAGCACCTGTATCTGCTGTGTTTGCAGCGCTATCAGGATCAGGTCGTGAGCGCGCGCATGCATGCGCTAGTCACCGCGCCGGACGCTGCATCGGGCATCCGCGCGTTTTTTGCCGCCGTGCTCGACTGCCTCGACGACCCGCAGACGCCACGTCTTTGCATGCTCGCGGCGATGGAAGTCGACGAGGTGCTGGCCGAACCGGAGCTACGTGAGCGCGCCGAGCAGGGGTTGCATCAGTTGCGCTCGGCGCTGGTGAAGCGGTTGAAAGAAGACCGCAAGTCAGGCCGATTGCCGGCGACGCTGGACGTCGAGACCGTCGCCCAGATCCTCGTGACGTTCCTGCAAGGCCTCTGGCGCATGGCGCTGGTCAAGTACGACAAACCGGCTTATGTGCGCCAGATCGATGGCCTGTTGACGGGGCTCGGCCTCTGAGGTCAGCGCGGGGCGTTCCACAGATCGTCAATCGCGCGGATGGCGAGCAGATACCCGTTCGCCCCCGCGCCGCAGATCACCGCCGTCGCCGCGACGGAAATCGTGGAATGGCGATACTCCTCCGTGCGTCGATGAATATTGGTGATGTGCAGCTCAACCACGGGCCGCGCCAATAGCTTGACGGCGTCCAGCACGGGAATGCGTCCGAACGAAAAACCGGCGGGATTCAGGATCAGGGCTGCGTCCTGAAGGAACGCTTCCTGAATCCAGCCGACCAGTTCGCTCTCGCTGTTCGTTTGACGGAACACGCAATCGAATTCGAGCGTCTCGGCCAGCTTCAGACAGTTTTGTTCGATGTCCGCCAGCGTGGTGGTGCCGTACAGCTGCGGCTCTCGCAAACCCAGCATGTTCAGGTTTGCGCCGTTGAGGATGTAGAGTTTTCGGGTCATGACGTCAGTGAGTGGATGATCGTTCCAGGGGCGTGCCCTTCGTTTCGGGCGAGATGGCGATCATCAGGAAGGAAAGCAGATTCAGCGAGCCGCACACGGCGACGATGGCCCAGGGCGAACCGTTGAAGGCGCCCAGCAGCGCCACGGCGACGATGGGCATCGGTCCGCCTGTCAGCAGATTCGCCCCCGAGTACGACAGGGCCGACCCGGTGTAGCGGGCTTCGGTCGGGAAGGACTCCGCGAACCACACGGGTTGAATGCCGCTCTGGAACTGCGTGAAACCGAGGAACGCGCCCATCACGACCATCGTCAGGGGTAGCGAGTTCTGCCCCAGGATCGGGAAGTAGATCAGGCAGCAGACCAACGTACAGAACGAACCGAGCAGCAGCGCACGCTTGCGACCGATACGGTCGCTCAGATAGCCGCCTGCCAGCGCGCCTACGATGGCGCAGACGTTCGCCACCATCAACAGCATGAACCCCGTTTGCTTGGGCACGCCGAACTGTTTGGTGAGGTAGCTGAGCGAGAACACCACGATCAGATAGAACAGCGCAGCGGGGCCGCAGAAGAACAGCGTCAGACGCAGCGCCGTACGCCAGTGATGCTTGAACACGATGCCGAGCGGATTCGACACGCGCTCGCGTTGCCCGTCTTTCTTGAGCGCTTCGAACGCGGGCGTCTCGCTGACCTTGCGGCGAATGTAGATCCCCAGCAACACGAGCACGAAGCTGGCGAGGAACGGCACGCGCCACCCCCACGATTCGAAGGCGTCCGGCGAAAGCAGGCTCGCTAGCGCGAACAGCGAGAAGTTGGCGAGGATCTGGCTCAGTGGCGAGCAGATGCCCAGTAAGCCGGAATACCACCCGCGCCGCTCGGCGCTCGCGTGCTCCACGGCCATCAGTTGCGCGCCGGTCGATTCGCCGCCAAGGGCGAAGCCCTGAATGATGCGCAGCGTCACGAGCAGCGTCGGTGCAATGATGCCGACTTGCGCGTAGGTGGGCAGCAGCCCCATCAGAAACGACGAAACGCCCATCACCGACACGGTAATCAGCATCAGTTTGCGACGTCCCCAACGGTCGCCGAGCATGCCGCAGATCACTGCGCCGAGCGGACGCGCGGCGAGTCCGGCCCAGAAGCTCGCGAGCGAAGCGAGCAGTGACGCCGTCGGGTCGAGCGACGGGAAGAACAGCTTGGGAAAGATCGTGGCCGCGACCACACCGTAGAGCGCGAAGTCGAACCATTCGAGCGCGGTGCCAACCGTCGCCCCCGCGACCGCCCGACGCGCCATCAATTGGGCCTGCGTGGATTGTGCTTCCACGTTCAGGTCCGAATCCACCAAAGTTGACATGTTGTCTCCTGAGTTCTCGATATTTTGAAACGTTCGTTTCTGGCGACGAACAAGTGCTATTGTTTGCGCGCACCGGAGAGGTCGTTCCAGACCGGAACTCCATTCCACATTATGGAAGATGACATCGGATGTCACTGAAAAACGGGCTGAGAATTCTCGATTTGCTGGCGTCGGAAGGTGAGGGCGCGGGCCTTGTCGCGATTGCCGAAGCGCTGTCGTTACCGCGCAGCACGTGTCACCGCGTGTTGACCGAACTGGTCGAGAGCGGGTACGTCAGGCAACTGGTCGATCACGGCCGCTACATCCTCACGATGCGCATGACGTCGAACGGACTTGAATTCCTGAGTCTGACAGGCATCGCGGACATCGCGCAGCCGATCATCGAACGTCTCGCTGCGCAGACGGCCGGGCTGGTGCGTCTGTCGCTGGTCGACTGCGACGCCATCATCTGGGTGGGCCGCGCCGACGGTCAGCGAACGGGCTTTCGCTACGACCCGGACATGGGGCATGCAGCGCAACTCTCCTGCACGTCGACGGGCCATGCGTGGCTCATGACGATGACCGACGAACAGGCGGCGTCGCTCGTGCTCAAGCAAGGCTTTGGGCAGCCGAATGAGTTCGGACCGAACGCACCGACGACGCTCAAGGCATTGCTGGGTTTTCTGCACGCCGCGCGCGTGCGGGGTTACGCGATGATCGACGAGGTCTTCGCGCCACGCATGGCGGCGGTGGCAGTGCCTGTCGTGAGCGGTTCGCGTTGCGTGGGCGTCATCAGTCTTGCGGCGCCTCGCGTGCGGCTCACGGCGAAGAAGATCCACGAGTTTTCGGGGCTGATGCTCGAAGCGGCCAACGAACTGGCGCAACTGAGCAATATGGCGGGCTTTCCGAGCCGTCCGCCGTTGGGCAAAGGCTAAGCGCTCAGGCTGATTCGCCGCGAACAGGAATCGCGGCGATAATCGTGGGCTACCCAATGGAGTATTAGATGGACATGCGTAATCAGCGCGATGCAACGCACGTTGAACCGGCGGCGGTGAGCGTGAACATTCCGAGCGATTTCAGCCGAATCGACGTGCCTGCGCGTCTCAAGGCGCAGTTGTTGTTCATGCGCGAAGTGGATGCGCTCAAAGAGACCTGGCGCAACACGTTGCTGATCAC
This window of the Pandoraea sputorum genome carries:
- a CDS encoding glutathione S-transferase family protein gives rise to the protein MLTVHHLNNSRSQRVLWMLEELGVPYDLQRYERDPKTMLAPPELRRIHPLGKSPVITDGDLTLAESGAIIEYLTDRYGQGRLAPPRDTPERLRWTYWLHYAEGSAMPPLLLKLVALRIASAPMPFFVRPIARKISGTLQSSFVDPQLALHFGYVNDALTSTGWFVGDSFSAADIQMSFPLEAAAARGDAKDRWPAIADFLERIHARDAYQRALTRGGPYELLS
- a CDS encoding nuclear transport factor 2 family protein; this translates as MAPLPGSAISAAATEGLGASGSATPAVPVSQLAANKQAVLAFYEAGLNRKDFAAARQYLGDKYIQHNPNAPDGVEGFGKFVDFLRKNQPDSHSDIVRAFADGDFVILHVRKVPHPGDLPIAIVDIFRLEKGKIVEHWDVSQQTPAKTVSGNSMF
- a CDS encoding DUF2252 family protein; this encodes MARRALRERRMANGKRVKAGKKKQWATPKARLERLTRERDRKMARSPHAYVRGSTARFYEWLAEADVNLPQGPAIWICGDCHTGNLGPLADANGHVDVLIRDLDQTVIGNPVHDLIRLALSLASAARGSALSGLTIIHMLEALTHGYMAAFDRGDGKDDPKGGKSRGTKASKGHGKSRNGKQQDERPEIVDLIMRRAVKRSWKHLALERIEDIRPKIPLGRRFWPLSATEQKQIDALFQLDTIASLATSLRGRPNDGAVEVLDAAYWVKGCSSLGRLRYAVLLDVDGGVVQGDDLCLMDLKEGVKAAAPRYAGVRMPRDNAERVVTGARHLSPSLGERMRAARLMDRSVVIRELLPQDLKLEIDTLTQHDAAEVAQYLGGVVGRAHARQMDDVTCREWLADLQRNRSKTIDSPVWLWNSVVQLTSEHEAAYLEHCKRLFANDAPG
- a CDS encoding NAD(P)H-binding protein — protein: MYAITGITGQVGGVVAQTLLDQGDTVRAVVRSAAKGAAWKARGCDVAVADVADADALTRAFTGAQGVFVLLPPHFDPSPDFAESRANIAGIVKALQAARPARVVCLSTVGAQATQPSLLSQLSLLEQHVGALDLPVTFLRAAWFMENAAWDVARARTDGVLESYLSPLDRAIPMVATADVGTTAAHLLREPWAGKRVVELRGPDPVSPDLLAKTLGHALGRDVAPQVIARDEWEARFLAQGMRHPTPRMQMLDGFNEGWLTFEGTPRCGTTSLADVVKTLVACH
- a CDS encoding LysR family transcriptional regulator, producing the protein MAGFDERMLNGMSVFVAIVEAGSFAAAGERLDMSQPGVSRAVSRLEGRLGIRLFDRTTRVVSLTDEGRRFYAQVTPLLAGLEDAAATASGGATAVRGRLRVNIDPFFSRLILGPSLGAFLAQYPALHLELITRDSLGDMIADGFDLAVRFGVPPDSTLVARKLLDTPILTVAAPSYLKRCGRPLKPEELASDAHTCIEFRDPRTGRPFPWEFHRKRKRLEVPTNGRLVVNDAGTLLSACLAGYGVAQVMGFGTEIWRESGQLVDLFPDWPDERFPLYVYHPSRHHPPAKTRAFLDFVTSLTAQT
- a CDS encoding epoxide hydrolase family protein, producing MSVLPQFLTLPEATEAVTPFEVRVSDAAIDDLHRRLAGIRWPDRELVDDWSQGVPLAAAQQLVEHWLHRYDWRRFEARLNSFPQFRTRIDGVGIYFIHARSTHENAMPILLTHGWPGSIAEFVNVIERLTDPVKFGGKAEDAFHVVVPAIPGYGFSDKPRELGWNPARIARAWSVLMTERLGYRRWVAQGGDWGSAITTALAGQKPDGLLAAHVNLPMVVPAELPEHPTEAEAKALAGIEYFVTKGTGYADQMNTRPQTIGYALNDSPLALAMWMYEKFWDWTDNQGKPEDALSLDQMLDDISLYWFTGTGTSASRLYWEGVGETIRSHEFFSPGRSGGGRIEIPMGASLFPAETFNPPRHWAEQAWETVFYWNEVGAGGHFAAFEEPAIFAQEMWRAFRTFREQAQGQ
- a CDS encoding TetR/AcrR family transcriptional regulator, with amino-acid sequence MARKLAFDYEQALDRATTLFWQRGYAATGLRDLLKVMEIGEGSFYNTLKSKKHLYLLCLQRYQDQVVSARMHALVTAPDAASGIRAFFAAVLDCLDDPQTPRLCMLAAMEVDEVLAEPELRERAEQGLHQLRSALVKRLKEDRKSGRLPATLDVETVAQILVTFLQGLWRMALVKYDKPAYVRQIDGLLTGLGL
- a CDS encoding type II 3-dehydroquinate dehydratase; the protein is MTRKLYILNGANLNMLGLREPQLYGTTTLADIEQNCLKLAETLEFDCVFRQTNSESELVGWIQEAFLQDAALILNPAGFSFGRIPVLDAVKLLARPVVELHITNIHRRTEEYRHSTISVAATAVICGAGANGYLLAIRAIDDLWNAPR
- a CDS encoding MFS transporter gives rise to the protein MSTLVDSDLNVEAQSTQAQLMARRAVAGATVGTALEWFDFALYGVVAATIFPKLFFPSLDPTASLLASLASFWAGLAARPLGAVICGMLGDRWGRRKLMLITVSVMGVSSFLMGLLPTYAQVGIIAPTLLVTLRIIQGFALGGESTGAQLMAVEHASAERRGWYSGLLGICSPLSQILANFSLFALASLLSPDAFESWGWRVPFLASFVLVLLGIYIRRKVSETPAFEALKKDGQRERVSNPLGIVFKHHWRTALRLTLFFCGPAALFYLIVVFSLSYLTKQFGVPKQTGFMLLMVANVCAIVGALAGGYLSDRIGRKRALLLGSFCTLVCCLIYFPILGQNSLPLTMVVMGAFLGFTQFQSGIQPVWFAESFPTEARYTGSALSYSGANLLTGGPMPIVAVALLGAFNGSPWAIVAVCGSLNLLSFLMIAISPETKGTPLERSSTH
- a CDS encoding IclR family transcriptional regulator gives rise to the protein MSLKNGLRILDLLASEGEGAGLVAIAEALSLPRSTCHRVLTELVESGYVRQLVDHGRYILTMRMTSNGLEFLSLTGIADIAQPIIERLAAQTAGLVRLSLVDCDAIIWVGRADGQRTGFRYDPDMGHAAQLSCTSTGHAWLMTMTDEQAASLVLKQGFGQPNEFGPNAPTTLKALLGFLHAARVRGYAMIDEVFAPRMAAVAVPVVSGSRCVGVISLAAPRVRLTAKKIHEFSGLMLEAANELAQLSNMAGFPSRPPLGKG